The sequence GAAAAACAAATAGGCtgactttttcctatttttctacacAGGTAGGAAATATGTGCCCCGAGCAGTCTTGGTGGACCTAGAACCTGGGACGATGGACAGCATTCGATCTAGCAAATTAGGAGCCCTCTTTCAACCTGACAGTTTTGTCCATGGTAGGTTTTTCCAGAAGGTTCCACCAGGAGCAGGGGGGATGCCTTACTGGTGCCcttctcttttcacttttcttcCCCTGCTGGTTACTCTTTTTGGTCACAGGTAACTCTGGAGCTGGCAACAACTGGGCCAAAGGCCATTACACGGAGGGAGCCGAGCTGATTGAGAACGTCCTGGAGGTAGTGAGGCACGAGAGTGAGAGCTGTGACTGCTTGCAGGGCTTCCAGATCGTCCACTCCCTGGGCGGGGGCACAGGCTCCGGGATGGGCACTCTGCTCATGAACAAGATTAGAGAGGAGTACCCGGACCGGATCATGAATTCCTTCAGTGTCATGCCTTCTCCCAAGGTGTCGGACACGGTGGTGGAGCCCTACAATGCAGTTCTGTCTATCCACCAGCTGATTGAGAATGCAGATGCCTGTTTCTGCATTGACAATGAGGCCCTCTATGACATTTGCTTCCGTACCCTGAAGCTGACGACACCCACCTACGGGGATCTCAACCACCTGGTGTCCTTGACCATGAGCGGCATAACCACCTCCCTCCGGTTCCCGGGTCAGCTCAACGCAGACCTGCGCAAGCTGGCGGTGAACATGGTCCCCTTCCCCCGCCTGCACTTCTTTATACCTGGCTTTGCCCCACTCACAGCCCAGGGCAGCCAGCAGTACCGAGCCCTCTCCGTGGCCGAGCTCACCCAGCAGATGTTTGACGCCCGCAATACCATGGCTGCCTGTGACCCCCGCCGTGGCCGCTACCTCACAGTGGCCTGCATTTTCCGGGGCAAGATGTCCACCAAGGAAGTGGACCAGCAACTGCTCTCCGTGCAGACCAGGAACAGCAGCTGTTTTGTGGAGTGGATTCCCAACAATGTCAAGGTGGCCGTCTGCGACATCCCACCCCGGGGGCTGAGCATGGCTGCCACCTTCATTGGCAACAACACGGCCATCCAAGAGATCTTTAACAGGGTCTCTGAGCATTTCTCAGCCATGTTCAAGAGGAAAGCTTTTGTGCACTGGTATACCAGCGAAGGGATGGACATCAACGAATTTGGGGAAGCTGAAAGTAACATCCATGATTTGGTATCCGAGTACCAACAATTTCAAGATGCCAAAGCAGGTCTAGAGGAAGATGAAGAGGTCATGGAGGAGgcagaaatgaagccagaagaTAAGGGACATTAACGGTGAGAGAAGCTGTGCCGTGGAGTCGCTTACAGAACAGTTTCACATTAGACGAGTGTTTCTCCTGCAGCACTCCAAAACCTATTCTGCACTGCAGCACAGTGAATGATACGCACTCATCATTAGCTTCGACACGGGGACTGCGGGAGACAGGTGGGGAACAGCTGACAGGCATTAGGGTCTTTGCTGACATTTACTAACCTTGAAGAGTTTGACATTCAATGCATACTTATTAgcttaaaaaaatagcaaatttatTGTAAAGTGCTCCCTTTGTTTCAAAGTGTTCACTGAGTATTTTATTACAtgccctgtgccaggcacccAGACTACACATGTGGATTTGCAGGAAGCCACTGGAGTTggtgttaacatttttaaactttagcAGCACTGATAAGCACCCTGGAATCCTCACTTGGTATCCGAGGGTTACTAAGACTCTTCCCTTAGGTTCTTTCCTTTGAGCAAACACTGCCTGCCGTCCTGCCTTCCTGTGCCTGCCAGCCTCCAGAAGAGCCAGGTGCCTGACTAGTACATGGGGAGCTACAGAGCCAAGGTCAATGTGAGTCAACATCCACTAGAAATATCCATGT comes from Macaca mulatta isolate MMU2019108-1 chromosome 10, T2T-MMU8v2.0, whole genome shotgun sequence and encodes:
- the TUBB1 gene encoding tubulin beta-1 chain isoform X1; the encoded protein is MREIVHIQIGQCGNQIGAKFWEMIGEEHGIDLAGSDRGASALQLERISVYYNEAYGRKYVPRAVLVDLEPGTMDSIRSSKLGALFQPDSFVHGNSGAGNNWAKGHYTEGAELIENVLEVVRHESESCDCLQGFQIVHSLGGGTGSGMGTLLMNKIREEYPDRIMNSFSVMPSPKVSDTVVEPYNAVLSIHQLIENADACFCIDNEALYDICFRTLKLTTPTYGDLNHLVSLTMSGITTSLRFPGQLNADLRKLAVNMVPFPRLHFFIPGFAPLTAQGSQQYRALSVAELTQQMFDARNTMAACDPRRGRYLTVACIFRGKMSTKEVDQQLLSVQTRNSSCFVEWIPNNVKVAVCDIPPRGLSMAATFIGNNTAIQEIFNRVSEHFSAMFKRKAFVHWYTSEGMDINEFGEAESNIHDLVSEYQQFQDAKAGLEEDEEVMEEAEMKPEDKGH
- the TUBB1 gene encoding tubulin beta-1 chain isoform X2, whose protein sequence is MREIVHIQIGQCRKYVPRAVLVDLEPGTMDSIRSSKLGALFQPDSFVHGNSGAGNNWAKGHYTEGAELIENVLEVVRHESESCDCLQGFQIVHSLGGGTGSGMGTLLMNKIREEYPDRIMNSFSVMPSPKVSDTVVEPYNAVLSIHQLIENADACFCIDNEALYDICFRTLKLTTPTYGDLNHLVSLTMSGITTSLRFPGQLNADLRKLAVNMVPFPRLHFFIPGFAPLTAQGSQQYRALSVAELTQQMFDARNTMAACDPRRGRYLTVACIFRGKMSTKEVDQQLLSVQTRNSSCFVEWIPNNVKVAVCDIPPRGLSMAATFIGNNTAIQEIFNRVSEHFSAMFKRKAFVHWYTSEGMDINEFGEAESNIHDLVSEYQQFQDAKAGLEEDEEVMEEAEMKPEDKGH